A region of Vitis riparia cultivar Riparia Gloire de Montpellier isolate 1030 chromosome 1, EGFV_Vit.rip_1.0, whole genome shotgun sequence DNA encodes the following proteins:
- the LOC117919185 gene encoding CTP synthase 1-like, translating into MKYVLVTGGVVSGLGKGVTASSIGLILKACGLRVTSIKIDPYLNTDAGTMSPFEHGEVYVLDDGGEVDLDLGNYERFLDIKLTRDNNITTGKIYQSVIDKERRGDYLGKTVQVVPHITDAIQEWVERVAKIPVDGEEGPADVCVIELGGTIGDIESMPFIEALGQFSYRVGAGNFCLIHVSLVPVLSVVGEQKTKPTQHSVRGLRGLGLAPNILACRSTTALDENVKAKLSQFCHVSAENIITLYDVSNIWHIPLLLRDQKAHEAILKVLNLLSVAGEPCLEEWTSRAELYDMLHERVRIAMVGKYTGLSDSYLSVIKALLHASVAQGKKLIVDWVPACDLEPETAKENPDVYNAAWNLLKAADGVLVPGGFGDRGVQGKILATKYARENRIPFLGICLGMQIAVIEFARSVLGLKDANSTEFDPNTKNPCVIFMPEGSTTHMGGTMRLGSRRTYFQVMDCKSAKLYGNRGFIDERHRHRYEVNPNMVTHLENSGLSFTGKDASGQRMEIVELPNHPYFVGVQFHPEFKSRPGKPSALFLGLIAAACGQLDSVLKEDRFSQKIGTGKGGMSNGTKMVKTYQNGSPTKPANGSFDDVYRNCNGVQV; encoded by the exons ATGAAGTACGTTTTAGTGACGGGTGGAGTGGTAAGCGGTCTCGGGAAAGGAGTGACTGCCAGTAGTATTGGATTGATTCTCAAGGCCTGCGGACTTCGAGTTACTTCCATCAAGATAG ATCCTTATTTGAACACAGATGCTGGAACGATGTCCCCTTTTGAGCATGGGGAAGTGTATGTCTTAGATGATGGTGGAGAG GTGGACCTGGACCTTGGAAACTATGAGCGATTTCTAGATATCAAGTTGACCCGTGATAATAATATCACCACTGGGAAGATTTACCAG TCTGTTATTGACAAAGAGAGAAGAGGGGATTATTTGGGAAAAACTGTCCAG GTTGTTCCTCACATCACGGATGCCATTCAAGAGTGGGTTGAGCGTGTAGCAAAGATACCGGTGGATGGGGAAGAAGGTCCAGCTGATGTTTGTGTCATAGAATTGGGTGGAACTATAG GAGACATTGAATCAATGCCATTTATTGAGGCTCTTGGGCAGTTCTCTTACCGCGTAG GTGCTGGAAACTTCTGCTTGATTCATGTCAGCCTTGTGCCCGTTCTAAGTGTAGTTGGTGAACAG AAAACAAAGCCTACACAGCATAGTGTTCGGGGACTGAGAGGCCTTGGCTTGGCACCAAATATCTTAGCCTGTCGCAGCACAACG GCACTTGATGAAAATGTGAAGGCGAAGCTCTCCCAATTTTGCCATGTCTCG GCAGAAAACATCATCACTCTATATGATGTTTCCAACATCTGGCACATCCCTTTGCTTTTACGA GATCAGAAGGCACATGAAGCAATCTTGAAAGTGTTGAACCTTCTAAG TGTTGCTGGGGAGCCATGTTTAGAGGAATGGACTTCTAGGGCTGAACTCTATGACATGTTACATGAGCGA GTGAGAATTGCCATGGTTGGAAAGTATACAGGCCTTTCTGATTCTTACCTCTCTGTAATAAAG GCTCTTCTGCACGCTTCTGTTGCCCAAGGCAAGAAACTCATTGTGGATTGGGTTCCAGCCTGTGACCTTGAACCTGAAACAGCAAAAGAG AATCCTGATGTTTACAATGCTGCATGGAATTTGTTGAAG GCTGCAGATGGGGTCCTGGTTCCAGGAGGTTTTGGTGACAGAGGTGTTCAAGGGAAAATTCTTGCCACCAAGTATGCCCGAGAAAACAGAATTCCATTCCTTGGTATTTGTCTAGGAATGCAAATTGCTGTTATTGAGTTTGCTCGATCTGTTCTTGGTCTGAAAGATGCAAACAGCACTGAGTTTGACCCCAACACCAAGAATCCCTGTGTTATATTCATGCCTGAG GGCTCAACAACCCACATGGGAGGAACCATGCGTTTGGGATCAAGGAGGACATATTTCCAGGTTATGGACTGCAAATCTGCAAAGCT ATATGGCAATAGGGGCTTCATTGATGAGCGACATCGACATAGATATGAG GTGAATCCTAACATGGTGACGCATCTTGAAAATTCCGGTCTTTCATTCACTGGAAAAGATGCAAGTGGTCAACGTATGGAG ATTGTTGAGTTGCCTAATCATCCATACTTTGTTGGAGTCCAATTCCATCCTGAATTTAAATCAAGACCTGGAAAACCTTCTGCTCTATTTTTAG GGCTCATAGCAGCAGCATGTGGGCAGTTGGATAGTGTTTTAAAGGAGGATCGATTCAGCCAAAAAATAGGGACAGGGAAAGGAGGAATGAGCAATGGTACTAAAATGGTGAAAACATACCAAAATGGATCTCCGACTAAGCCTGCTAATGGATCATTTGATGATGTTTACCGCAATTGTAATGGTGTTCAGGTTTAA